In Zygosaccharomyces rouxii strain CBS732 chromosome F complete sequence, a single window of DNA contains:
- a CDS encoding uncharacterized protein (conserved hypothetical protein), protein MSFRRPWSSLNSTMQVMEESGAPSLVSATRSKGITGNLDKRTPEERVFGKGLFASYPNHQATQTHGIPLYIFTCGVCIVISCLLVILLATNILIQLRTIVPDNIFETAVKAFYVVISLVGIYALIVGNSWLFRKLSSKQKRNSANAQYSSLNRLEENYEMDSL, encoded by the coding sequence ATGAGCTTTAGAAGACCCTGGTCATCGTTAAATAGCACTATGCAGGTCATGGAAGAATCAGGTGCACCAAGCTTAGTATCGGCGACAAGATCGAAGGGAATCACCGGGAACCTGGACAAGAGAACTCCGGAAGAGAGGGTTTTCGGTAAAGGCTTATTTGCATCATATCCAAATCATCAGGCTACTCAAACCCATGGAATTCCGCTCTATATTTTCACATGTGGTGTGTGCATAGTAATTTCATGCCTACTAGTGATCTTGTTGGCTACCAATATTCTCATACAATTGAGAACTATAGTTCCTGATAACATCTTTGAAACTGCAGTCAAGGCATTCTACGTAGTGATCAGTCTAGTGGGTATCTACGCATTAATCGTGGGTAACAGCTGGCTGTTTAGGAAGCTGTCCTCCAAACAAAAGAGAAACAGTGCAAATGCACAGTACAGTAGTCTGAATAGACTGGAAGAGAACTACGAAATGGACAGTCTTTAG
- a CDS encoding uncharacterized protein (weakly similar to uniprot|P38276 Saccharomyces cerevisiae YBR137W Hypothetical ORF) produces MKQQLIDNLQAYKLHYCNHLGFTNYSCFRKVYLASFNSCEAFILGSLARQMAVGYFKDKCAIIDITLADGQCLFHCVVNDVTTPFSQLSVERKRKTAMKFGCSSMQVQHIYFPFERSPAGDATQESLERHKIAYDMGENDAMAGSIPIFLTSLIGPPVACITIDGLEPYENHWLAFESLTALVQEQRNATQA; encoded by the coding sequence ATGAAGCAGCAACTCATTGATAACTTGCAGGCTTACAAACTGCATTACTGTAATCACCTTGGTTTCACTAATTACAGTTGCTTCAGGAAGGTGTATCTAGCGAGTTTCAACAGCTGTGAAGCCTTCATATTGGGTTCTTTGGCAAGACAGATGGCTGTGGGGTATTTTAAAGATAAATGTGCGATAATTGATATTACTTTGGCAGATGGTCAGTGTCTATTCCACTGTGTGGTAAACGATGTAACTACCCCGTTCAGTCAATTGAGTGTTGagaggaagagaaagacTGCGATGAAGTTTGGTTGTTCGAGCATGCAGGTTCAACATATTTATTTCCCGTTTGAAAGGTCTCCTGCAGGAGATGCGACACAAGAGAGTCTTGAGAGGCATAAAATCGCTTATGATATGGGCGAAAATGATGCAATGGCAggttcaattccaatttttttaacAAGTTTAATAGGGCCACCGGTGGCTTGTATTACAATTGATGGGCTGGAACCGTATGAGAATCATTGGCttgcatttgaatctttAACTGCATTGGTACAGGAGCAACGTAATGCTACTCAAGCTTGA
- the IES1 gene encoding Ies1p (similar to uniprot|P43579 Saccharomyces cerevisiae YFL013C IES1 Subunit of the INO80 chromatin remodeling complex) has product MIKALIQDGYTCTSNNHIAKDCDSKAMTMGKVYDPVHDVFQDQADADMKPGLEDSDSKAPAAGGNVSDGRIVGEEVNAESGDDSTESEDNTNILSNFGPSMVPSVTTNKKKMKESSKYNRHLKKPDGEFFSRGDLQFCFLRELLADERKLFRNIYKDVFAKSIVPVPPPIPGKTLNVTDPEYDAKTFVFDDHLTFSQLYVLTLASSTKCSKVLRDKLLFDQQVAFSTCILGILVNIGRLNTTINFYLEMTSQLRTFHSVPCLQYHSTDSKSLQDTPRLKSILKSLPVGNKPLDLSRMYETPEASKTVEDPLNLVNLLFTMCDNVTLVNLKLIHRWVETRGEPISLFNILDCPGYEPKDRCNVILWLIYIHLETDMSEESVANAVKVFTPNERIPLEPTDKDYDEDPQDEYQFGLDQKAKRKVFLQRIRSGEMPLQQEGHEQGEQESQQTQSQTHAQTHAQASSKKQQRDLKSPTMETVKSESQLPETAASTEVQDAQGELQEPTQDPSDENTAPNNTSDTKQDTTKRRKPRPRKRPNSASNVKKESKAPAPKRRKTEPPEDRRNHNDQPESEDRIDQMISADKAKLVGIPNGESKTQDQFITDLRNAHMPVANKRHDLGLVKIFSEYEDIPMASVIGIRGKKRRKFRDGMLGFETDYLRNFAAAKKIMLHKDPKNYLFEPFHL; this is encoded by the coding sequence ATGATAAAGGCTCTCATCCAAGACGGGTACACTTGCACAAGTAATAACCACATCGCAAAGGACTGCGATTCGAAGGCAATGACGATGGGCAAGGTGTATGATCCCGTCCACGACGTCTTTCAAGATCAAGCGGATGCAGATATGAAGCCTGGTTTGGAAGATTCTGATTCAAAGGCACCTGCGGCAGGTGGTAACGTAAGTGATGGTAGAATcgttggtgaagaagtaAATGCGGAATCTGGTGATGACAGTACTGAAAGTGAGGATAATACCAACATACTGTCAAATTTTGGACCGTCAATGGTACCTTCGGTGACAACtaataaaaagaagatgaaagaatcgAGCAAGTACAATCGACATCTAAAGAAACCTGACGGTGAGTTCTTCAGTAGGGGTGATTTACAATTCTGTTTCCTCAGAGAACTGTTAGCAGATGAAAGAAAGCTGTTCCGAAACATCTATAAAGATGTATTTGCCAAATCGATTGTACCTGTGCCTCCACCTATTCCCGGTAAGACATTAAATGTAACAGATCCAGAATACGATGCCAAGACGTTTGTATTTGATGATCATTTGACCTTCTCACAGCTATACGTTTTGACGTTAGCTAGCTCTACCAAATGTTCTAAAGTGCTCAGAGACAAATTATTGTTTGACCAACAAGTCGCATTTTCCACTTGCATATTGGGTATTTTGGTTAATATCGGTAGACTAAACACTACCATTAATTTCTATTTGGAAATGACATCTCAATTGAGAACTTTCCACAGTGTTCCTTGTCTACAGTACCATAGCACTGATTCCAAATCATTACAAGATACACCTAGGCTGAAATCCATTCTTAAGAGTTTACCGGTAGGTAACAAACCATTGGATCTTTCACGAATGTATGAGACACCAGAAGCCTCTAAAACTGTAGAAGATCCCTTAAATCTGGTTAACCTTCTATTCACAATGTGTGACAATGTTACTTTGGTCAATTTAAAGCTTATTCACAGGTGGGTCGAAACGAGAGGTGAGCCAATTTCTCTGTTTAATATCCTTGATTGCCCCGGTTACGAACCTAAGGATCGTTGTAATGTAATACTCTGGTTAATTTACATCCATTTGGAGACTGATATGTCAGAGGAGTCAGTGGCAAATGCAGTCAAAGTTTTTACACCAAATGAACGTATACCATTAGAACCTACAGACAAGGATTACGATGAGGATCCACAAGATGAATACCAATTCGGATTAGATCAAAAGGCTAAAAGAAAGGTGTTTTTACAAAGGATTAGATCTGGTGAAATGCCATTACAACAAGAGGGACATGAACAGGGTGAACAGGAATCACAACAGACACAGTCACAAACTCATGCACAAACTCATGCACAAGCATCATCCAAAAAGCAGCAAAGGGATTTGAAATCACCAACTATGGAAACTGTTAAGTCAGAATCACAGTTGCCAGAAACGGCTGCATCCACTGAAGTCCAAGATGCTCAAGGAGAACTACAAGAACCTACTCAAGATCCTTCTGATGAGAACACAGCACCCAATAATACGAGTGATACTAAGCAGGACACTACTAAACGTCGAAAGCCACGCCCACGTAAGCGTCCCAATAGTGCTTCTAACGTCAAGAAAGAATCCAAGGCACCAGCCCCTAAAAGACGGAAGACAGAACCACCAGAAGATCGTCGAAATCATAACGACCAACCAGAGTCGGAAGATCGTATAGATCAAATGATATCAGCAGATAAAGCTAAATTGGTTGGTATACCTAATGGAGAATCGAAAACACAGGATCAATTTATTACTGATTTACGCAATGCACATATGCCAGTAGCCAACAAAAGACATGATTTAGGTTTAGTCAAAATCTTTAGCGAATATGAAGATATACCGATGGCTTCAGTAATAGGCATTAGAGGTAAGAAACGTAGGAAGTTTAGAGACGGTATGCTTGGTTTTGAGACGGATTATTTACGAAATTTTGCAGCTGCTAAAAAAATCATGTTGCACAAGGATCCAAAGAACTATCTATTCGAACCATTCCATCTTTAA
- the CDC4 gene encoding SCF ubiquitin ligase complex subunit CDC4 (similar to uniprot|P07834 Saccharomyces cerevisiae YFL009W CDC4 F-box protein required for G1/S and G2/M transition associates with Skp1p and Cdc53p to form a complex SCFCdc4 which acts as ubiquitin-protein ligase directing ubiquitination of the phosphorylated CDK inhibitor Sic1p), giving the protein MRFTHPLLEINVPFQYQIHDGETDSKLNISATTNVRNDNDGVVNKGYGKRRISGQSEERDGRKRYRMSDLSAGQKYVGSGAMVVTPSDTAAHENVQGSSDGGYSLQSLRSPGEDGGNDTEDSEEKETGTQPVILLSAAQQVLGGGHGCEGTDQAASAPMTVPAAASQPQPQPQPQQQQQQCEANGSDVSAVEETLPLSPLASPGLSASCEQEDQVEEVVKDNNINSHSGNNIAVYQAYTNEVFSMVRNELPPQCYKNLLFQLVSNLSRNELSDLGTLIKDNLKRDFITSLPLEVSLKILTKLPFADIVQCLRTCKSWNKLIDTTPYLWKQMLISESFVSKDRFTKYSQTLLTKYPHIKKEEDGYQLDFLENCRELKNWYNPSFMPQRTTLRGHMINVVTCLQFEDDYVITGADDKVIRVYDANKKQFLLELTGHDGGVWALKYDEGGILVSGSTDRSVRVWDIKRRCCTHVFKGHTSTVRCLDIVEYKGVKYIVTGSRDHTLHVWKLPREPAVSDQTYPIIHNTPEENPYFVGVLRGHMDSVRTVSGHGNIVISGSYDNNLMVWDIAQMHCLYVLSGHSNRIYSTIYDHKRSRCISASMDSTIKVWDLQNIWNNGTCTVIRNSITPCTKITGSMSTLQGHTALVGLLRLSDKFLVSGGADGFLRCWDSNDYSRRFAYHNMSAITTFYLSDNLLVSGSESQFNVYNLRSGKLVHTNILGDADQIWSVNFKGRILVAAVEKDGQSYVEILDFGAPQSTNITTTPRSATATVSSDDASPW; this is encoded by the coding sequence ATGAGGTTTACGCATCCTTTGTTGGAAATTAACGTTCCCTTCCAGTACCAGATACATGATGGAGAAACTGATTCCAAGTTAAATATATCTGCCACTACCAATGTTAgaaatgataatgatggAGTGGTAAACAAGGGCTATGGTAAGAGGAGGATTAGTGGTCAAAGTGAAGAGAGAGATGGCAGGAAAAGGTACAGGATGAGCGATTTGTCTGCGGGACAGAAGTACGTCGGTTCAGGTGCTATGGTGGTGACGCCATCCGATACTGCAGCCCATGAAAACGTGCAAGGTAGCAGTGATGGTGGCTATTCTTTGCAGTCACTGAGAAGTCCAGGTGaagatggtggtaatgatacTGAAGACTCtgaggaaaaagaaactgGTACACAACCAGTGATACTTTTATCTGCGGCTCAACAAGTACTGGGTGGTGGTCATGGATGTGAAGGTACAGACCAGGCGGCAAGCGCCCCCATGACGGTACCGGCGGCAGCATCtcaaccacaaccacaaccacaaccacaacagcaacaacaacagtgTGAAGCTAACGGTAGTGACGTTAGTGCGGTGGAAGAAACTTTACCCTTGTCTCCCTTAGCGTCACCTGGATTAAGTGCCTCCTGCGAGCAGGAAGATCAAGTTGAAGAAGTGGTGAAAGATAACAATATCAATAGCCATAGTGGTAATAATATTGCAGTTTATCAGGCTTATACCAATGAGGTTTTCAGCATGGTTAGAAATGAATTACCACCACAATGCTATAAAAATCTACTTTTCCAGTTAGTTtctaatttatcaagaaatgAACTATCAGATTTAGGCACTTTGATCAAggataatttgaaaagggaTTTCATTACATCTTTACCTCTAgaagtttctttgaagattttgacAAAGTTGCCCTTTGCTGATATTGTTCAATGTCTAAGAACTTGCAAAAGTTGGAATAAATTGATTGATACAACGCCGTACTTGTGGAAACAGATGTTAATTTCAGAGTCCTTTGTCTCTAAGGATAGGTTCACCAAATATTCCCAAACGCTTTTAACCAAATATCCACAtattaaaaaagaagaagatggatATCAGTTagattttttggaaaactgCCGtgaactgaaaaattggtataATCCTAGCTTCATGCCCCAGAGGACAACTCTCAGGGGGCACATGATTAATGTAGTTACTTGCTTACagtttgaagatgattatGTGATTACAGGTGCAGATGACAAGGTAATCAGAGTTTATGATGCTAACAAGaaacaatttcttttggaGCTAACAGGTCATGACGGTGGTGTTTGGGCATTGAAATACGATGAAGGTGGGATACTCGTAAGTGGATCAACGGATCGTAGCGTTCGTGTCTGGGATATAAAACGCCGCTGTTGTACCCACGTATTTAAAGGTCATACTTCAACCGTACGTTGTCTTGATATCGTCGAATACAAAGGCGTGAAGTACATCGTAACAGGATCAAGAGACCATACTTTGCATGTCTGGAAACTGCCTCGTGAACCGGCGGTATCAGATCAAACTTATCCAATAATTCATAATACACCAGAGGAAAACCCGTATTTCGTCGGCGTACTGAGAGGTCACATGGATTCTGTACGTACAGTGTCAGGTCACGGTAATATTGTCATCAGCGGATCCTATGACAATAATCTCATGGTATGGGATATTGCACAAATGCATTGTCTCTACGTTTTATCAGGTCACTCTAACAGAATATATTCCACCATTTACGATCATAAGAGATCTCGCTGTATCTCTGCCAGTATGGATTCTACAATAAAAGTCTGGGATTTACAAAACATTTGGAATAACGGTACATGCACCGTCATACGCAATAGTATAACGCCTTGCACCAAGATAACAGGGTCCATGTCAACTCTACAGGGCCATACAGCACTTGTAGGTCTTTTAAGACTCTCTGACAAGTTTTTAGTTAGTGGTGGCGCTGACGGATTTCTCAGATGTTGGGATTCCAATGACTACTCTCGTCGCTTCGCTTATCACAACATGAGCGCTATTACTACTTTTTACTTGAGCGATAATCTTTTAGTCAGTGGCTCTGAGAGTCAGTTCAATGTCTACAATTTAAGAAGTGGTAAATTAGTACACACTAACATCCTAGGAGATGCCGATCAAATATGGTCGGTTAATTTCAAAGGTCGTATTTTGGTTGCAGCAGTTGAGAAAGACGGTCAGAGCTACGTGGAAATACTCGACTTTGGTGCTCCACAGTCTACAAATATCACTACAACACCTCGCTCAGCAACTGCAACGGTATCTTCGGATGATGCGTCTCCCTGGTGA
- the WWM1 gene encoding Wwm1p (weakly similar to uniprot|P43582 Saccharomyces cerevisiae YFL010C WWM1 WW domain containing protein interacting with Metacaspase (MCA1)) — protein MPQSRNNVPEVPKGWKAVFDEEYKTWFYVDLGTNKSQWEPPAGTTFPSDHKAQRPAASPPATGSRGYGASPAPQHASYGSQPQQQYPQAGYGGGYGGGYGGAPPMGGYGAPPMGGYGAPPMGGYGAPPMGGYDVPPMGAYGGGSRFGGAPMGQPMYAQQPQKKSHGMRNGMLGAGAGVLGGLMLGDMIEHHDDRIYDQGMDQGYDQGFDQGYDDGGGFDDGGGDF, from the coding sequence ATGCCTCAAAGTAGGAACAACGTCCCAGAGGTTCCTAAAGGTTGGAAGGCGGTCTTTGACGAGGAGTATAAGACCTGGTTCTATGTTGACTTAGGAACCAATAAATCACAATGGGAACCACCAGCAGGTACTACTTTCCCTAGCGATCATAAAGCACAACGTCCGGCTGCATCCCCTCCCGCTACAGGAAGTCGTGGTTACGGTGCATCTCCAGCGCCTCAACATGCTAGCTATGGTTCccaaccacaacaacagtaTCCTCAAGCTGGCTACGGTGGTGGCTACGGTGGTGGCTACGGTGGCGCTCCTCCAATGGGTGGTTATGGTGCTCCTCCAATGGGTGGTTACGGCGCTCCTCCAATGGGTGGTTATGGCGCTCCTCCAATGGGTGGCTACGATGTACCTCCTATGGGAGCTTACGGTGGTGGTTCCCGTTTCGGCGGTGCCCCCATGGGTCAACCAATGTATGCACAACAGCCTCAAAAGAAGTCGCACGGTATGCGTAACGGTATGCTTGGTGCCGGTGCTGGTGTCCTAGGTGGTCTAATGCTAGGGGATATGATAGAACATCACGACGACCGTATTTACGATCAAGGTATGGATCAAGGTTACGACCAAGGTTTTGACCAAGGCTATGATGACGGTGGTGGTTTCGATGacggtggtggtgatttCTGA
- the CTF19 gene encoding Ctf19p (weakly similar to uniprot|Q02732 Saccharomyces cerevisiae YPL018W CTF19 Outer kinetochore protein required for accurate mitotic chromosome segregation forms a complex with Mcm21p and Okp1p that binds to centromeres via the CBF3 complex) produces the protein MDFTSDSRVGSQSGVVQEDAASSSSSSELNPEHERLLRLQDVKDSLLAKRNALVKEMETLQSKEPPVEFKRTALLDLAELVPTSGKEIKSSVGFQDGSTAVPDELRYKHDCLPLLNMDLRLSYLRDTYPYASLMLIDSSNLHVEFTRRPNDYFQLDLQLPQGPALLSTNVRWPLRKLENCSNPTAILQGCYEFDRLRCRRDEIFQQIWSSLQSKGVFHRISGSLLSLSRNDLLLQLRLEIEIKDLFPQTHLNVRLFKNEIPLSSPDVQDILQGLMQEYGVMRGVLELCKSCFI, from the coding sequence ATGGATTTTACGTCTGATTCTAGAGTTGGTAGCCAGTCCGGTGTTGTTCAGGAGGATGCTGCAAGTAGCAGCAGCAGTAGCGAGTTGAATCCTGAACATGAACGACTGCTACGACTGCAGGACGTTAAAGATTCACTATTAGCTAAGCGTAATGCCCTGGTTAAGGAAATGGAAACGCTTCAATCCAAGGAACCTCCCGTTGAATTCAAGAGGACGGCTTTATTGGATCTAGCAGAACTGGTACCGACTTCTGGTAAGGAAATCAAGAGTTCAGTAGGTTTTCAAGATGGGTCTACTGCTGTACCAGACGAATTAAGATATAAGCATGACTGCCTACCGCTTCTCAATATGGACCTAAGACTTTCATATTTGCGAGACACGTACCCGTATGCTTCATTGATGCTAATAGATTCGTCTAATCTGCACGTCGAATTCACCAGAAGACCAAATGATTATTTTCAATTAGATTTACAACTGCCTCAGGGACCTGCACTGCTTTCCACGAACGTTCGCTGGCCATTGAGAAAGTTAGAAAACTGTTCTAACCCAACTGCAATATTACAAGGCTGCTATGAATTCGATAGACTACGATGCagaagagatgaaattttccaacaaATTTGGTCATCTTTACAATCTAAAGGCGTCTTCCATCGCATAAGCGGATCGCTCTTATCGCTGTCGAGAAACGATCTGCTTTTACAACTGAGACTTGAAATcgaaatcaaagatttatttCCTCAGACGCATTTGAACGTTCgtttgttcaaaaatgaaatacCGTTGTCGTCTCCAGATGTACAGGACATCTTACAGGGTCTTATGCAAGAGTACGGTGTCATGAGGGGTGTATTAGAATTATGTAAATCCTGCTTTATTTAG
- the HSP12 gene encoding lipid-binding protein HSP12 (similar to uniprot|P22943 Saccharomyces cerevisiae YFL014W HSP12 Plasma membrane localized protein that protects membranes from desiccation induced by heat shock oxidative stress osmostress stationary phase entry glucose depletion oleate and alcohol regulated by the HOG and Ras-Pka pathways): MSDPTRKGFTEKVSENVKPQEQKSYLEQGKEYLTDSADKVQSKIHPEQDKSATQKVGDTLEGKSGGKQESWSETAQRYGEHAKEYAEQAREKINDTINSHTGGSSGGTHGPK; encoded by the coding sequence ATGTCCGACCCAACTAGAAAAGGTTTCACTGAGAAGGTTTCTGAAAATGTCAAGCctcaagaacaaaagagCTACTTAGAGCAAGGTAAGGAATACTTGACAGATAGTGCCGACAAGGTTCAATCCAAAATTCATCCAGAGCAAGACAAGTCTGCTACCCAAAAAGTAGGTGATACTCTTGAAGGTAAGTCTGGGGGTAAGCAAGAATCATGGAGCGAAACTGCTCAACGTTACGGTGAACATGCAAAGGAATACGCTGAGCAGGCaagagaaaagattaaCGACACCATCAACTCTCACACTGGTGGATCATCTGGTGGTACCCATGGTCCTAAATAA